Genomic segment of Sinorhizobium meliloti:
TAGCGCACGTTCTCGATCGAAAGACCGTCAAGGTCCGCAAAGCCGAGGATCGAGAAGAGGCTGCCTTTCGGCAGCTCGATCTCCTGCGAGCCGGGCAGCAGCGGATAGGCCTCCTCCTCGCCGGAGGTCATCATCACCGCAACGCCGCTCTGGGCAAGCGCGACGGTGCCGAGGAGATGCAGGAAAGCGTGATCGCTGCGCGCGCCGCCGAGTCCGCCCGCGAAGACGAGCGAGGTCGCGCCACGCTCGAGGGCTGCCTCGACGGCGATTTCCCCGTCGGTCGCGTTCTTGGCTGCTGGATGGCGTTCACGCGGGACGCCGGCAAACTCCGCCAGAAGCGCCTCATCCGTGGAATCGAAATCGCCGACCCAGAGATCGGGAACGATCCCCAGCGTCCTTGCATGACGCATGCCGCCGTCGGCGGCGACGAAGCGGCTGCCTTCGAGCTGTCGAGCAAGCCGGTCTGTCGGCGTCAGCGCGCCGCCGAGCAGGATGGTGAAGGGTGATCGGGTCATGGCAGAAGCCCATAGCGCAAAGCAGCGGCGAAGGAAAAGGGCTCCGGCTGCTGTTTTGCGAACGCATGCTGCGCGGATCAGGTTCCGGACGCCGGATCCC
This window contains:
- a CDS encoding thiamine diphosphokinase is translated as MTRSPFTILLGGALTPTDRLARQLEGSRFVAADGGMRHARTLGIVPDLWVGDFDSTDEALLAEFAGVPRERHPAAKNATDGEIAVEAALERGATSLVFAGGLGGARSDHAFLHLLGTVALAQSGVAVMMTSGEEEAYPLLPGSQEIELPKGSLFSILGFADLDGLSIENVRYPLKDFHLPFGSSRTISNIADGTIRLTLKSGRAVVLARPYDLSGA